The following are encoded in a window of Methanomassiliicoccales archaeon genomic DNA:
- a CDS encoding GTPase, producing MAVKRKKIPTILQSKELLDKAFKRASKVQKKGTNRLDAARKTAISKVSAAGDIIATSLEKYVKAFPSLSRSSEFDMELIDVILGIDALKKSLGGLNWASQKTLELEKEYKNRISKAAAIDDVSRLRREFYGRLSSLVRQIDADLRFIGYARDKLKEIPEVDSSIPTAVVAGFPNVGKSQLVERISSAKPKIAPYPFTTQGIGIGHFEAGRRRYQVIDTPGLLDRKLEDRNKIELQAILALKHLADVIIFLIDPTETSGYALESQLALLESVKMSFSGIPMIEVENKSDILKTDSPRLKISALTGEGVEELVRVLVDMLSRSGDANAVDSIVI from the coding sequence GTGGCTGTCAAACGAAAGAAGATCCCAACGATACTGCAGTCAAAGGAGCTGCTCGACAAGGCCTTTAAGCGAGCTTCGAAAGTGCAAAAGAAAGGAACGAATAGACTCGATGCTGCGAGAAAAACTGCAATCTCGAAAGTTTCTGCAGCCGGCGACATTATCGCCACCAGCCTTGAGAAGTACGTGAAGGCATTCCCCAGCCTTTCGAGGAGCAGCGAGTTCGATATGGAACTCATAGATGTCATCCTGGGCATCGACGCACTGAAAAAGTCTCTAGGAGGACTCAACTGGGCTTCACAAAAGACGCTAGAACTTGAAAAGGAGTATAAGAACAGAATTAGCAAGGCAGCAGCGATTGACGATGTTTCTAGGTTGAGAAGGGAGTTTTACGGGAGGCTGTCCTCGCTTGTTAGGCAGATTGACGCAGATTTGAGATTCATCGGCTATGCAAGGGACAAATTGAAAGAGATCCCTGAGGTGGATTCATCTATCCCTACCGCCGTAGTGGCAGGCTTTCCCAATGTAGGAAAGAGCCAGCTCGTTGAAAGAATCTCAAGCGCGAAGCCAAAGATTGCGCCTTATCCTTTTACAACGCAGGGGATAGGCATTGGTCATTTTGAGGCCGGCAGGCGGAGGTATCAGGTGATCGACACACCGGGGTTGCTCGACAGGAAACTCGAAGATCGCAATAAGATAGAGTTGCAGGCTATACTAGCGCTTAAGCATCTCGCAGACGTCATTATCTTCCTTATCGATCCCACAGAAACATCTGGTTACGCGCTCGAAAGCCAGCTCGCTTTGTTAGAATCTGTGAAAATGAGTTTTTCTGGAATCCCGATGATCGAGGTGGAGAACAAATCCGATATTTTGAAAACGGACAGCCCCAGATTGAAGATTTCGGCGCTCACGGGTGAAGGTGTCGAGGAATTGGTTAGAGTCCTTGTCGATATGCTGAGCAGATCTGGCGATGCGAATGCGGTTGACTCGATAGTTATTTAG
- a CDS encoding MEDS domain-containing protein yields MQMWPERFRKRDHVMHIFRSKFESIESLSDLIDFTPDDEIIVYVTDLDIEREIEQCKNTKTRRSIEDGLDERKLRALPSFATYCPDEHFEIDRMLRFWEELSIKLSNNGYRGATVVGDISWLSDYPSFFDSFVRYECAIDLRGVPDNLRIMCQYDSKLFSEDQLDRLARVHQLLLQGGILERRCWVISRKLGNFQLSPSPSGDFSRPIVRI; encoded by the coding sequence ATGCAAATGTGGCCGGAGAGATTTCGAAAGCGGGATCACGTCATGCACATCTTCCGAAGCAAATTTGAGTCGATCGAGTCTCTCTCTGATTTGATTGATTTCACGCCTGATGATGAAATTATCGTTTATGTGACCGACTTGGATATTGAGAGAGAAATCGAGCAATGCAAGAATACAAAAACACGTCGCAGCATAGAAGATGGCCTCGATGAACGAAAGCTGCGAGCTTTGCCGTCATTTGCCACCTACTGTCCTGACGAACATTTTGAAATAGACCGCATGTTGAGGTTTTGGGAAGAACTGAGTATAAAACTCAGCAATAATGGTTATCGTGGCGCAACGGTTGTCGGTGATATCTCCTGGCTCAGCGATTACCCTTCGTTTTTTGATTCATTTGTTCGCTATGAATGCGCGATCGATCTGCGTGGAGTGCCTGATAATCTGAGGATCATGTGTCAATATGATTCAAAGCTCTTTTCTGAGGATCAGCTGGACCGGCTCGCTAGAGTTCATCAGTTATTACTTCAAGGAGGGATTCTTGAAAGAAGGTGCTGGGTGATCTCAAGGAAGCTGGGAAATTTTCAATTATCCCCATCTCCTTCTGGCGATTTCTCGAGGCCGATTGTTAGAATCTGA
- a CDS encoding site-specific integrase, which translates to MPTKLRLLRSDIEKYLSELTEGGRSSVTIRDYRYTLNKLFQALNDSGREINPRKVTREDILFLKDEFLTGGERYKKNAISILLSFLKWSGNTESTKWRFGYGDISPKNIRWLTDEQAALVRLEARGIERIIVHLELDLGLRRCGVLNLKLKDFYRGRQNTIHVLEKGRNGGKPRIIPWDPETEMYLAEYLELREREIEEAKKKNPDVKIPENLLIYERGGKLHPYRKSAINKILDHLGKRLGFPLSNHDLRRTCGRQMYFSGVPIEEIAMMLGHSDTKTTLHYLGINTDHLTEAQKKYAEYRSALNRALFEKASVVSGPSGI; encoded by the coding sequence ATGCCGACGAAATTGAGACTCCTCCGCAGCGATATTGAAAAGTATCTCAGCGAGCTCACGGAAGGGGGCAGGAGCTCCGTGACAATCAGAGACTACAGATATACATTAAATAAACTCTTCCAAGCCCTGAACGACTCAGGCAGAGAAATTAATCCCAGAAAGGTAACAAGAGAAGACATCCTCTTTCTAAAGGACGAGTTTCTTACTGGGGGAGAAAGATACAAGAAAAATGCGATATCGATCCTTCTCTCCTTTCTCAAGTGGTCTGGAAACACTGAGTCCACAAAATGGCGGTTTGGCTATGGCGATATTTCTCCGAAGAACATCCGTTGGTTGACCGACGAGCAGGCAGCTCTGGTCAGATTGGAGGCGAGAGGCATCGAGAGGATCATCGTGCACCTCGAACTCGATTTGGGATTGAGAAGGTGCGGCGTGCTGAACCTAAAGCTAAAGGACTTCTACAGAGGAAGGCAAAACACCATCCACGTGCTTGAAAAGGGTAGAAATGGAGGGAAGCCGAGGATCATCCCTTGGGATCCCGAGACGGAGATGTATCTAGCGGAATACCTTGAGCTGAGGGAAAGAGAAATCGAAGAGGCGAAAAAGAAGAACCCCGATGTCAAAATCCCAGAGAACCTGCTCATATACGAAAGGGGAGGGAAGCTGCATCCTTACAGGAAGTCAGCAATCAACAAGATTCTCGATCATCTGGGCAAGCGCCTAGGCTTTCCCCTGTCGAACCACGACCTCAGGAGGACATGCGGAAGGCAGATGTATTTCTCCGGAGTGCCGATTGAGGAGATTGCGATGATGCTAGGGCACTCGGATACGAAGACGACTCTTCATTATTTAGGCATCAACACCGATCATTTAACGGAAGCCCAGAAGAAGTATGCTGAGTACAGAAGTGCCCTAAATCGGGCACTTTTTGAGAAAGCCAGCGTTGTGAGTGGACCGAGTGGGATTTGA
- a CDS encoding C-GCAxxG-C-C family protein, with protein sequence MALDLEFILQRVRELAFKYEKENRGCAQACLAALQDVMGVRDDNVFRSASGLSGGAGLTTLGSCGALSGGVMAIGLFFGRERAEFKDPEKKRMIAYRLSKELSEKFIERYGSVVCREIQKNYLGRSYNLWSPEDYISFDKVAYQGNKCPELVAQAAVWAARIILDELERTGKTKIIEAIYENARRIQ encoded by the coding sequence ATGGCATTAGATCTAGAATTCATTTTACAAAGGGTCAGGGAACTTGCATTCAAGTACGAAAAAGAAAACAGGGGATGTGCCCAGGCCTGTCTCGCCGCTCTTCAAGACGTGATGGGCGTAAGGGATGACAATGTCTTCAGATCTGCGAGCGGCCTTTCAGGTGGCGCTGGTTTGACAACGCTAGGTTCCTGTGGGGCGCTTTCAGGCGGTGTGATGGCTATAGGGCTGTTCTTTGGCAGGGAAAGGGCGGAATTCAAAGATCCCGAGAAGAAGCGTATGATCGCTTACCGCCTTTCGAAAGAGTTAAGCGAAAAATTCATTGAGAGGTACGGAAGCGTGGTCTGCAGGGAAATCCAGAAGAATTACCTTGGTAGGAGCTACAACCTCTGGAGTCCGGAAGACTACATTTCGTTTGACAAGGTCGCGTATCAGGGAAATAAATGTCCCGAATTGGTGGCACAGGCAGCAGTGTGGGCTGCTAGAATCATACTCGACGAGCTGGAAAGGACAGGAAAGACGAAGATTATCGAAGCGATTTATGAAAACGCACGGCGGATTCAGTAG
- a CDS encoding Lrp/AsnC family transcriptional regulator — protein MEDDLDREILRLLQKNAKITCEEIGKILNRSPSTIRDRIKRLEEMRIILGYAAIVDYERLGITADAIIAADIDPTNYPAAVSSLFSIENVIEILNVSGERRVMIRMRAKDNRELADLIEKKIKPLGFRNIETIVVLKPIVRYPGL, from the coding sequence ATGGAAGACGATCTCGACAGGGAAATACTGCGATTACTGCAGAAAAATGCTAAGATCACGTGCGAGGAGATCGGCAAGATACTGAATCGATCACCTTCTACTATAAGAGACAGGATCAAGCGCTTGGAGGAGATGAGGATCATTTTGGGGTATGCAGCGATAGTAGATTACGAGCGACTCGGTATCACGGCCGATGCCATTATCGCTGCCGATATTGACCCTACAAATTACCCGGCGGCGGTCTCTTCGCTTTTTTCCATTGAAAACGTGATAGAGATACTCAACGTCTCGGGGGAAAGAAGAGTCATGATAAGGATGAGGGCAAAAGATAACAGGGAGCTTGCAGACCTCATTGAAAAGAAAATAAAACCTTTAGGCTTCAGGAATATTGAGACAATCGTAGTGCTGAAGCCAATCGTTAGATATCCCGGTCTGTGA
- the ilvD gene encoding dihydroxy-acid dehydratase, whose amino-acid sequence MRSDTVKKGLEKAPSRALFRATGLVDDDFSKPFIGVANSWNEVIPGHIHLNRLLEEVKKGIIEAGGIPFTFGLPGVCDGIAMGHDGMRFALPSRETISDCVELMIEAHCFDGWVGITNCDKITPGMLMALGRLDIPGIILTGGPMLEGCADDEKYDTQSVFEVLGEYAAGKADGRKVEIVEKFACPGEGSCAGLFTANTMACLTEAMGFSLVGCGTSLAISRKKREIARETGRRIVELVRKGVKPSKFVTKETFINAIKVDMAIGGSTNTTLHIPAIAAEFGYDIQLKTFDKVSREIPHIMSLRPSGPYFMSDFERAGGVPAVLKRLKSKLADVMTVSGKTIYQIADEARIYDCEAIRPITRPFHSEGGIAVLYGNLAPEGSVVKQAAVSKNMLKFKGKARVFDSERDAIEAISKGKIAEGDVVVIRYVGPKGGPGMPEMLSPTSLIAGMGLSESVALITDGRFSGATRGPCIGHVAPEAYERGPIAAVRDGDEILIDIPKRRLELVVSDDEIQNRLSKARIPEKQVRGILMKYRQLVSSAARGAICK is encoded by the coding sequence ATGAGGAGCGATACAGTAAAGAAGGGTCTGGAAAAGGCGCCGAGCAGAGCGCTTTTCCGGGCGACTGGATTGGTTGACGATGATTTTTCGAAACCATTCATAGGGGTAGCGAATTCGTGGAATGAGGTCATTCCCGGTCATATTCACTTGAATAGGCTTCTTGAAGAGGTGAAAAAAGGAATAATTGAGGCTGGTGGGATCCCGTTCACCTTTGGTCTGCCCGGCGTTTGCGACGGCATCGCAATGGGCCACGATGGCATGCGCTTTGCACTGCCGTCGAGGGAAACGATATCCGATTGTGTCGAGCTCATGATTGAAGCGCACTGCTTCGATGGGTGGGTCGGCATCACAAATTGCGACAAGATCACGCCGGGCATGCTGATGGCCCTCGGCAGGCTTGATATTCCAGGTATCATTCTTACAGGCGGCCCCATGTTAGAAGGCTGCGCTGACGATGAAAAATACGATACGCAGAGCGTATTCGAGGTTCTCGGTGAGTACGCTGCCGGCAAGGCAGATGGTAGAAAAGTCGAAATTGTAGAGAAGTTCGCCTGTCCCGGAGAGGGGTCTTGTGCCGGTCTCTTTACGGCAAACACTATGGCGTGCCTTACAGAGGCTATGGGTTTTAGTCTCGTTGGTTGCGGCACGTCACTCGCGATCAGCAGGAAGAAAAGAGAAATCGCAAGGGAGACCGGGAGGAGAATTGTTGAATTAGTGCGCAAGGGTGTGAAGCCCAGCAAATTTGTAACAAAAGAAACTTTCATCAACGCGATCAAAGTCGATATGGCTATCGGTGGATCGACGAATACGACGCTGCACATCCCTGCGATCGCAGCCGAGTTTGGTTATGACATCCAGCTGAAAACATTTGACAAGGTTTCAAGGGAAATACCTCACATCATGAGCCTCAGGCCTAGCGGACCCTACTTCATGAGCGACTTTGAAAGAGCGGGAGGTGTGCCTGCCGTTCTCAAGAGGCTCAAGAGTAAACTTGCGGATGTCATGACGGTCTCCGGAAAGACGATCTATCAGATTGCCGATGAGGCGAGGATCTACGACTGCGAGGCGATCAGACCTATCACAAGGCCGTTTCACAGTGAAGGAGGAATTGCAGTGCTTTACGGCAATCTTGCTCCCGAAGGCTCGGTTGTGAAGCAGGCAGCTGTGAGTAAGAACATGTTGAAATTCAAAGGAAAAGCAAGGGTATTCGATTCGGAGCGCGATGCAATCGAGGCGATTTCGAAGGGAAAGATTGCAGAGGGGGATGTCGTCGTCATACGGTACGTTGGTCCAAAGGGAGGACCCGGGATGCCGGAGATGCTTTCACCAACGAGTCTGATTGCTGGCATGGGACTTTCAGAGAGTGTGGCCCTCATCACAGACGGGAGATTCTCTGGTGCCACGCGCGGACCCTGTATAGGACACGTAGCACCAGAAGCATACGAGAGAGGGCCGATTGCTGCTGTAAGGGATGGCGACGAAATCCTCATTGATATACCGAAAAGGAGGCTTGAACTCGTGGTTTCGGATGACGAAATCCAGAATCGATTGTCGAAAGCGCGCATCCCTGAGAAACAAGTGAGAGGCATTCTTATGAAGTATCGTCAGCTGGTATCTAGTGCGGCAAGGGGTGCTATATGCAAATGA
- the rpsJ gene encoding 30S ribosomal protein S10, with the protein MAQRARISLSGTDPKKVDSVCNQIKAISQRTGVAIRGPIPLPTKRLVVPCRKSPDGEGSETWDRWEMRIHKRLIDLDADERALRQLMRIQVPDGVNIEIVLRS; encoded by the coding sequence ATGGCACAGAGAGCAAGGATTTCATTGAGCGGCACTGATCCCAAAAAGGTGGACAGCGTCTGCAATCAGATCAAGGCGATCTCACAGCGAACAGGAGTGGCAATCCGAGGACCTATACCTCTTCCGACGAAGCGGCTTGTCGTGCCGTGCAGAAAATCGCCAGACGGCGAAGGATCGGAAACATGGGATCGTTGGGAGATGAGGATCCACAAGAGACTGATCGACCTCGATGCTGACGAAAGAGCGCTAAGGCAGCTCATGAGGATTCAAGTTCCTGACGGTGTCAACATTGAAATTGTCCTGCGATCCTGA
- a CDS encoding helix-turn-helix domain-containing protein has product MKSEIRQRGLQDEIINMRLLGKTYQEIADQFGLSVSQVGRFLKRQTRFSIFPQVSQLKKEISREFADSELKKQLSEYETLFNNALTNNNEKMAYRWAALRLECLKLIYKVYSGAEGPSTIKVIFEQVKADEKNINNASSTS; this is encoded by the coding sequence ATGAAAAGCGAAATCAGACAGCGGGGACTTCAAGACGAAATAATCAACATGAGGCTTCTTGGAAAGACTTACCAAGAAATAGCAGATCAATTTGGCTTAAGTGTGAGCCAAGTAGGAAGATTTCTGAAGAGGCAGACGAGATTTTCAATTTTTCCGCAAGTTTCTCAGCTAAAAAAAGAAATTTCCCGAGAATTTGCAGATTCAGAGCTCAAGAAACAGCTATCCGAGTATGAAACACTCTTCAACAATGCGCTTACAAATAATAACGAAAAAATGGCTTATCGGTGGGCGGCTTTAAGGCTCGAATGCCTAAAGCTTATTTACAAAGTATATTCCGGCGCCGAAGGGCCATCGACGATAAAAGTGATTTTTGAACAAGTAAAAGCTGATGAGAAAAATATAAATAATGCTTCTTCAACATCTTGA
- a CDS encoding ZIP family metal transporter: MTLGAEAIFLGSIGSFLAGLATGAGALPILFIRKLSDRMLDVMLGLSAGIMLAATFFSLLIPAIDFGGVGIAILGIIIGALVLHLADRFIPHTHAIIGNEGSPARIAGVWLLILAMTIHNFPEGLAVGVSFGGEGVATGIEVATAIGLQNMPEGLAVALPLVGMGYSKIRAIGYSTLTGLVEPIGGVLGAGLVTIFHFILPLALAFAAGAMIFVVSDEMIPESHRKGFERQATFGLIIGFIVMMMLDSMLD, encoded by the coding sequence TTGACGTTAGGTGCAGAAGCAATCTTCCTTGGATCAATCGGCAGCTTTCTAGCAGGCCTAGCAACAGGAGCAGGCGCCCTGCCCATATTGTTTATTCGGAAACTCTCAGATAGGATGCTCGATGTGATGCTTGGACTTTCCGCAGGCATCATGCTTGCTGCTACGTTCTTCAGCCTCCTTATTCCAGCAATAGATTTCGGAGGAGTTGGGATTGCCATATTAGGAATAATCATTGGAGCGCTTGTACTTCACCTAGCAGATCGCTTCATTCCTCACACTCATGCAATCATCGGAAACGAAGGAAGTCCTGCAAGAATTGCAGGCGTGTGGCTTCTCATATTAGCGATGACGATACACAACTTCCCAGAAGGGCTTGCAGTAGGCGTGAGTTTTGGGGGAGAAGGGGTTGCGACAGGTATTGAAGTTGCAACAGCAATCGGTTTACAAAATATGCCAGAGGGTTTAGCAGTTGCATTGCCATTGGTGGGAATGGGTTACAGCAAAATTAGAGCGATCGGATATAGCACACTAACAGGTCTCGTTGAGCCCATTGGAGGAGTTCTGGGCGCTGGTTTAGTAACAATCTTTCATTTTATACTGCCGTTGGCACTTGCCTTTGCAGCCGGAGCAATGATTTTTGTTGTCAGCGATGAGATGATACCTGAAAGTCACAGAAAGGGGTTTGAAAGGCAGGCCACGTTTGGACTGATCATTGGCTTCATCGTCATGATGATGCTTGATTCAATGCTGGACTAG
- a CDS encoding NUDIX domain-containing protein, translating into MDYEVDYRIWLKKGGHFLLSDGRAKLLRLVKECGSLSKAATEMKMSYRHAWGAIKKIEDALGAKVVVSERGGLEGGVSKLTPEGEKLLEQYDLQKKLFEEQLKMLYKKPTIATDGIVVIDGKILLVRRGKEPFKGKFALPGGIVEYGETVEHCVVRELLEETGLKTRILEILGVYSDPSRDPRGHFISIVFHLQKVGGELKSGDDASAVELLPINNLPELAFDHQKIVDDFLARKHSDPLL; encoded by the coding sequence TTGGATTACGAGGTTGATTACAGGATCTGGCTGAAAAAGGGCGGTCATTTTCTCTTGAGCGATGGACGAGCGAAACTGCTGCGTCTGGTGAAGGAGTGCGGATCTCTTTCAAAGGCTGCTACAGAAATGAAAATGTCCTACAGGCATGCATGGGGTGCGATCAAGAAAATAGAGGATGCACTCGGTGCAAAGGTCGTTGTTTCTGAAAGAGGGGGTCTCGAAGGCGGGGTTTCGAAGCTGACGCCAGAGGGGGAAAAGCTACTCGAGCAATACGATCTCCAGAAAAAGCTTTTCGAGGAGCAGCTCAAAATGCTATACAAGAAACCTACTATTGCCACAGATGGAATTGTGGTCATCGATGGAAAAATTCTTTTGGTAAGGAGGGGGAAGGAGCCGTTCAAGGGGAAGTTCGCACTACCGGGCGGCATTGTTGAATATGGCGAGACAGTTGAACACTGCGTCGTGAGAGAGTTGTTGGAGGAGACCGGACTCAAAACGAGGATCCTTGAAATCCTCGGCGTGTATTCCGATCCCAGTCGTGATCCGCGCGGACACTTCATTTCTATCGTTTTTCACCTCCAGAAGGTGGGGGGTGAACTCAAATCAGGTGATGATGCTAGTGCAGTCGAACTCTTACCGATCAACAATCTTCCAGAACTTGCATTCGACCATCAGAAGATTGTCGATGATTTCTTGGCAAGAAAACACTCGGATCCGCTTTTGTGA
- the tuf gene encoding translation elongation factor EF-1 subunit alpha: MAEKPHMNLVFIGHVDHGKSTTVGRLLLDTGHIEPYLIEKYRKMAEEKGKATFEFAWVMDSLKEERERGLTIDVSHKKFNTDKYYFTVIDAPGHRDFVKNMITGTSQADAAVIVVSAAEGPQEQTKEHIFLARTLGVNQVVVAINKMDATKPPYDQKRYEEVKNQVTNLLKLVGYKVEKIQFIPISAYNGDNVVKQTPNLSWFKGPTLVEALNALEEPPKAINLPLRIPIQDVYSITGIGTVPVGRVETGVLKPDTKVIFMPSNKVGEVKSIEMHHEPLPQAVPGDNIGFNVRGIAKTDIKRGDVAGPVDNPPTVAKSFTAQIMVLNHPSVITVGYTPVFHCHTAQVACRFVELQKKLDPRTGAVKEENPQFLKTGDAAIVKVEPTKPMVIERAKDFPPLGRFAIRDMGITVAAGVCIDVEKKEM; encoded by the coding sequence ATGGCTGAAAAACCTCACATGAACTTGGTGTTCATTGGTCATGTCGATCACGGTAAATCGACGACTGTAGGACGATTGCTGCTCGACACTGGCCACATTGAACCGTATTTGATTGAGAAGTATCGTAAGATGGCTGAAGAAAAGGGAAAGGCGACTTTCGAATTTGCCTGGGTTATGGACAGCCTGAAGGAGGAGAGAGAACGCGGTCTGACGATCGACGTCTCTCACAAGAAGTTCAATACGGATAAGTATTACTTCACAGTCATCGACGCACCGGGCCACAGGGACTTCGTTAAGAACATGATCACAGGTACGAGCCAGGCGGATGCAGCGGTTATTGTGGTATCGGCTGCGGAAGGTCCGCAGGAACAGACGAAGGAACACATTTTCCTTGCAAGAACCCTAGGTGTGAACCAAGTCGTTGTTGCAATCAACAAAATGGATGCCACCAAGCCGCCGTATGATCAGAAGCGATATGAAGAGGTCAAGAATCAGGTGACGAACCTCCTGAAACTCGTAGGATATAAAGTTGAGAAAATTCAGTTTATTCCCATCAGCGCCTACAACGGGGATAATGTTGTCAAGCAGACGCCGAATCTCAGCTGGTTCAAAGGCCCGACGCTTGTTGAGGCATTGAATGCTTTGGAAGAACCTCCAAAGGCTATCAACCTGCCCCTAAGAATCCCGATTCAGGATGTATATTCGATCACAGGTATCGGTACTGTACCTGTGGGAAGGGTTGAGACAGGCGTGCTCAAGCCAGATACAAAGGTCATCTTCATGCCCTCAAACAAAGTGGGTGAAGTCAAAAGCATCGAAATGCACCACGAGCCTCTGCCGCAGGCGGTACCTGGCGATAACATTGGGTTCAACGTAAGGGGTATCGCGAAGACAGATATCAAGCGCGGCGACGTGGCTGGACCGGTTGATAATCCGCCAACAGTGGCAAAGAGTTTCACCGCGCAGATCATGGTACTCAACCATCCGTCGGTCATCACCGTCGGATACACTCCAGTGTTCCACTGCCACACTGCTCAGGTAGCATGCAGGTTCGTTGAGTTGCAGAAGAAGCTTGATCCGAGGACTGGCGCTGTGAAAGAAGAGAACCCGCAGTTCCTCAAGACTGGTGATGCAGCAATTGTGAAGGTCGAGCCTACAAAGCCAATGGTTATCGAAAGGGCTAAGGACTTCCCGCCACTCGGTCGATTTGCCATCAGGGACATGGGTATCACCGTTGCCGCTGGTGTGTGTATCGACGTCGAGAAGAAAGAAATGTAA